In Fluviispira sanaruensis, a genomic segment contains:
- the kdsB gene encoding 3-deoxy-manno-octulosonate cytidylyltransferase yields MKNKKHLCIIPARMGSSRFPNKPLAKICGIPMIGHVALRATSEPIFDNVVVATCDNEIVDYCNTIHIKTIMTSNKHERATDRTQEATEKIENELKFKYDFVTMLQGDEPMITPDILRKIVQKLNAHHEIDVLNLISSIKESKEFYSNNCVKIVQNFKKEILYFSRSPIPFNNPCSMHHTFKQLGIIAFRRNFLDVYSKLSPTYLEELESVDMLRCLEHGYKINTLEIKEELYPVDVLEDIIRVEKYLTTSSISI; encoded by the coding sequence ATGAAAAATAAAAAACATCTTTGTATTATTCCGGCACGCATGGGAAGCTCAAGATTTCCAAATAAACCACTTGCTAAAATATGTGGAATACCAATGATTGGACATGTTGCTTTGAGAGCAACATCAGAACCTATTTTTGATAATGTTGTTGTTGCAACATGTGATAATGAAATAGTTGATTACTGCAACACAATACATATAAAAACCATTATGACTTCAAATAAACATGAAAGAGCAACAGACCGAACTCAAGAAGCAACAGAAAAAATTGAAAATGAATTAAAATTTAAATATGACTTTGTCACAATGCTACAAGGTGATGAGCCTATGATAACACCTGATATTTTAAGAAAAATAGTACAAAAACTAAATGCACACCATGAAATAGATGTCCTAAATCTTATTTCTTCTATTAAAGAAAGCAAAGAATTTTATTCAAATAATTGCGTTAAGATTGTGCAGAATTTTAAAAAAGAAATTCTATACTTTAGTAGAAGTCCAATCCCTTTTAACAATCCATGCTCAATGCATCATACGTTTAAACAATTAGGTATCATTGCATTCAGAAGAAATTTTCTAGATGTCTATAGCAAACTTTCACCAACATATTTAGAAGAACTAGAGTCTGTTGATATGTTACGTTGCTTGGAACACGGATATAAAATTAACACCCTTGAAATTAAAGAGGAACTATATCCTGTTGATGTGCTTGAAGATATCATTCGTGTTGAAAAATATCTAACTACATCTTCAATTTCTATTTAG
- a CDS encoding FkbM family methyltransferase — translation MKIKQLLKEMFYNLDLKVVNIKPHLKLELYEKMAPIFNKITPFGKLNFSCPNSLTCWRVDTLLEKEPDTIDWIPSFKECNILYDIGANIGLYSICAGKKGVAVFAVEPESQNYALLNQNIFSNNLHNKVTGYNFAISNLKKSDKLYIKNMTYGGALNNFGHNEDFNKNVFNEEFQQESISYFVDNLIEVLSFPTPTYIKIDVDGLEAKNGPFKDIFNFTFSRESNNSYTL, via the coding sequence ATGAAAATCAAGCAACTCTTAAAAGAAATGTTTTATAACTTGGATCTTAAAGTAGTTAATATAAAACCTCATTTAAAGCTAGAGTTATATGAAAAAATGGCTCCTATTTTCAATAAAATTACACCTTTTGGAAAACTTAATTTTTCTTGTCCTAATTCTTTAACTTGTTGGAGAGTTGATACTTTATTAGAAAAAGAACCTGATACTATAGATTGGATACCATCTTTTAAAGAATGTAATATTCTCTATGACATTGGAGCAAATATTGGATTATATTCAATTTGTGCAGGTAAAAAAGGAGTTGCAGTTTTTGCAGTTGAACCTGAATCACAAAATTATGCTCTTTTAAATCAAAATATTTTTTCTAATAACCTACATAACAAAGTTACTGGATATAATTTTGCAATTTCAAATTTAAAAAAATCTGATAAATTATATATAAAAAATATGACTTATGGCGGCGCATTAAACAACTTTGGACACAATGAAGATTTCAATAAAAATGTATTTAATGAAGAATTTCAGCAAGAATCCATAAGCTATTTCGTAGATAACCTCATAGAAGTACTTTCATTTCCCACACCTACTTATATTAAAATTGATGTTGATGGATTAGAAGCAAAAAATGGACCATTTAAAGACATATTTAATTTTACATTTTCAAGAGAAAGCAATAATTCATACACATTATAG